A window from Zavarzinia compransoris encodes these proteins:
- a CDS encoding strictosidine synthase family protein, with product MAHWGKRLVITGAVVFVACAGAVGAAMYSANQFRSVEAAGNVACAAVTGVVGAEDIVVDLGRNRAFVSIDDRRAAMAGRPVRGRIAMIDLAAPSLAPVDITPAQPETFHPHGISLWTDPATGERSLFVVNHIQGGLNEIGISRVEIFGIAEDGRLTPRGGVIGAEMNSPNDVLAVGPNQFYASNDHGSTTGLGILLENYLQLPRATVVYYDGKGFTRVADGIRFANGLGLSPDGRQFYVAETTGFAVRTYDRNPDSGRLTLRASTPVDNGVDNIDMAPDGSLWIAGHPRLLDFVAHAGDAAKPAPSEVVRLSPGPGGLAVETVMTDPGQLISAASVAAYAGPGRFLVGAVFDEKLLDCRVK from the coding sequence ATGGCCCATTGGGGTAAGCGCCTGGTGATCACCGGCGCCGTCGTGTTCGTTGCCTGCGCCGGTGCCGTCGGTGCCGCCATGTACAGCGCCAATCAATTCCGCAGCGTCGAGGCGGCGGGCAATGTCGCCTGCGCGGCCGTGACCGGCGTCGTCGGCGCCGAGGACATCGTGGTCGACCTCGGCCGCAACCGCGCCTTCGTCTCGATCGACGACCGCCGCGCCGCCATGGCCGGCCGGCCGGTGCGCGGCCGGATCGCCATGATCGACCTTGCCGCGCCCAGTCTCGCGCCCGTCGACATCACCCCGGCCCAGCCCGAGACCTTCCACCCCCACGGCATCAGCCTGTGGACCGATCCGGCCACGGGCGAGCGCAGCCTCTTCGTCGTCAACCACATCCAGGGCGGCCTGAACGAGATCGGCATCAGCCGGGTCGAGATCTTCGGCATCGCCGAGGACGGCAGGCTGACCCCGCGCGGCGGCGTGATCGGGGCGGAGATGAATTCGCCGAACGATGTCCTCGCGGTCGGGCCCAACCAGTTCTACGCCAGCAACGACCACGGCTCGACCACCGGCCTCGGCATCTTGCTGGAGAATTACCTGCAATTGCCGCGCGCCACCGTCGTCTATTACGACGGCAAGGGCTTCACCCGGGTGGCCGACGGCATCCGCTTCGCCAACGGCCTGGGCCTGTCGCCGGACGGCCGGCAGTTCTATGTGGCCGAGACCACGGGCTTTGCCGTCCGCACCTATGACCGCAACCCGGACAGCGGCCGCCTGACCCTGCGCGCCTCGACCCCGGTCGACAACGGCGTCGACAATATCGACATGGCGCCGGACGGCAGCCTGTGGATCGCCGGCCATCCCCGCCTGCTCGACTTCGTCGCCCATGCCGGCGATGCGGCGAAACCCGCCCCGTCCGAAGTGGTGCGCCTGAGCCCGGGGCCGGGCGGCCTCGCCGTCGAAACCGTGATGACCGACCCGGGGCAGCTGATCTCCGCCGCCTCGGTCGCCGCCTATGCGGGACCGGGGCGGTTCCTGGTCGGCGCGGTCTTCGACGAGAAGCTCCTCGACTGCCGGGTGAAGTGA
- the htpG gene encoding molecular chaperone HtpG, which yields MTAESIETRGFEAEVARLLHLMVHSVYSEKEIFLRELISNASDACDKLRYAALTEPALTADDPNFRVEISLAKDARTLTIADNGIGMSKDELIANLGTIARSGTSAFVEQLSGDAASDVSLIGRFGVGFYSVFMVAEAVEVVSRRAGSDEAWSWESDGAGTYRLKPATRAGRGTTVTLRLREGEDEFLDAWRLKRIVKTYSDHIALPVILKAEADEAQTDGEQKEDETLNSASALWTRPKSEITAEQYAEFYRHAGHAADEPWATIHWKAEGTIEYTGLLFIPGTRPFDLFDPKRESRLKLYVRRVFITDSCEALLPGYLRFVKGIVDSADLPLNISREMLQESPLTAKIRSGLVKKILSELEKRAGDDGFKTFWDAFGPVLKEGLYEDFERREQILKLARFKTTKSGDETVTLAEYAARMRPNQTALYFITGDAATVARSPQLEAFKARDIEVLLLSDPIDDFWTGTGLDWEGKPFQSVTRGDIDLSQIPAAEDERKGEDAPEGAIASLIAAAKLALGEAVKDVRVSKRLTDSPVCLVAAAGDMDMHLARLMRAARGRDAAPDEARILEINPRHPLVKALAARAEGDGAVDALDDAAHLLLDQARIVEGEAPSDPAAFARRLSEVMVRAVA from the coding sequence ATGACGGCTGAAAGCATCGAAACCCGCGGCTTCGAAGCGGAGGTGGCGCGCCTCCTGCACCTGATGGTGCATTCGGTCTATTCGGAGAAGGAAATCTTCCTCCGCGAACTGATTTCCAACGCTTCCGACGCCTGCGACAAGCTGCGCTACGCCGCCCTGACCGAGCCGGCCTTGACCGCCGACGACCCCAATTTCCGGGTCGAAATCTCGCTCGCCAAGGACGCCCGCACCCTGACCATCGCCGACAACGGCATCGGCATGTCGAAGGACGAGCTGATCGCCAATCTCGGCACCATCGCCCGTTCCGGCACCTCCGCCTTCGTCGAGCAACTGTCGGGCGACGCCGCCAGCGACGTCAGCCTGATCGGCCGTTTCGGCGTCGGCTTCTATTCCGTCTTCATGGTCGCCGAAGCGGTCGAGGTGGTGTCGCGCCGGGCCGGCAGCGACGAAGCCTGGTCGTGGGAATCGGACGGCGCCGGCACCTACCGCCTGAAGCCGGCGACGCGGGCCGGGCGCGGCACCACGGTCACCCTGCGGCTGCGCGAGGGCGAGGATGAATTCCTCGACGCCTGGCGCCTGAAGCGGATCGTGAAGACCTATTCCGACCATATCGCCCTGCCCGTGATCCTGAAGGCGGAGGCCGACGAGGCGCAGACGGATGGGGAGCAGAAGGAAGACGAGACGCTGAACAGCGCCTCCGCCCTCTGGACCCGGCCGAAATCGGAAATCACGGCCGAGCAATATGCGGAATTCTACCGCCACGCCGGCCATGCGGCGGACGAGCCCTGGGCCACCATCCATTGGAAGGCCGAGGGCACGATCGAATATACCGGGCTTCTGTTCATTCCCGGCACCCGCCCCTTCGACCTGTTCGATCCCAAGCGCGAAAGCCGGCTGAAACTCTATGTCCGCCGGGTCTTCATCACCGACAGCTGCGAGGCGCTGCTGCCCGGCTATCTGCGCTTCGTGAAGGGCATCGTCGATTCCGCCGACCTGCCCCTCAACATCTCGCGCGAGATGCTGCAGGAAAGCCCGCTGACCGCGAAGATCCGCTCGGGCCTGGTGAAGAAGATCCTGTCGGAACTGGAGAAGCGCGCCGGCGACGACGGCTTCAAGACCTTCTGGGATGCCTTCGGCCCGGTCCTGAAGGAAGGGCTGTACGAGGATTTCGAGCGCCGGGAACAGATCCTGAAGCTCGCCCGCTTCAAGACCACCAAGTCGGGCGACGAGACCGTCACCCTGGCGGAATACGCCGCCCGCATGCGCCCGAACCAGACCGCGCTCTATTTCATCACCGGCGATGCCGCCACCGTCGCCCGCTCGCCGCAGCTCGAAGCCTTCAAGGCCCGGGACATCGAAGTGCTGCTGCTGTCCGACCCGATCGACGATTTCTGGACCGGCACCGGCCTCGACTGGGAGGGCAAGCCCTTCCAGTCCGTGACCCGGGGCGACATCGACCTCAGCCAGATCCCGGCGGCCGAGGACGAGCGCAAGGGCGAGGATGCGCCGGAAGGCGCCATCGCCAGCCTGATCGCCGCGGCCAAGCTGGCCCTGGGCGAAGCGGTGAAGGATGTCCGCGTCTCCAAGCGCCTGACCGACAGCCCGGTCTGCCTCGTCGCCGCTGCCGGCGACATGGACATGCATCTCGCCCGCCTGATGCGCGCCGCCCGCGGCCGGGATGCCGCCCCGGACGAGGCCCGCATCCTCGAGATCAACCCGCGCCATCCGCTGGTCAAGGCGCTGGCCGCCCGGGCCGAGGGCGACGGCGCGGTCGATGCGCTGGACGATGCCGCCCATCTCCTGCTCGATCAGGCCCGCATCGTCGAAGGCGAAGCCCCGTCCGACCCCGCCGCCTTCGCCCGGCGCCTGTCCGAGGTCATGGTGCGCGCGGTGGCGTGA
- a CDS encoding Gldg family protein: protein MASRNVRFAGGAALALIAALFLAVNLIAQVGFPGWRLDLTENRLYTLSAGTEAILDKLDEPVTLRLYHSAALSNQFPAIKTFATRVTELLDSFRRAGHGNIRIEIIDPIPYTTAEDEAVAAGINGNDTPSGEAFYFGLVGTGPIGGREVMPVITPDRENFLEYDLAKMVVALTAEKKPVLAVISALPLDVGFGGPMAALRGQSHPFAVYSQLADLYDVRMMSPDFVEIGAHIDMLLIAHPPKLTPQQLYAVDQFMMAGGKAVVLVDPNAEVAAQGPPQGGPPQMASSLDPLLAGWGVKIDPQQVIGDAEMATKVTVPGSRRPLDYLVWLRAGRERMNATDIVTASLSEVLFATPGHIQKLEGAATNVEPLVTTSVRAGVFDPMTVRTTGNPEDLARLFKPEDKSFVLAARITGTAASAFPEGAPKTEGTQAPNPTAAGATPAFGAAERAPLKQSAAPINVVLIADADVIDDRLWVQENGQGASRTVVPLADNGNFIVNAVENLSGSGDLIAIRGRAPASRPFAVINDLKRAAEQKFMARSQELRAKLEATEARIAELRQSRPTGANGAIVSVETEKALADARAEVAATRRELRDVQRNLEVDINNLQARLRFINIGLVPLAVAAAAFLLSLVRLRRRRLRRGVN, encoded by the coding sequence ATGGCGTCCCGCAACGTCCGTTTCGCCGGCGGCGCCGCCCTGGCGCTGATCGCCGCCCTGTTCCTCGCCGTGAACCTGATCGCCCAGGTCGGCTTCCCGGGCTGGCGCCTGGACCTGACCGAGAACCGGCTCTACACCCTGTCGGCAGGCACCGAAGCCATCCTCGACAAGCTGGACGAGCCGGTCACGCTACGCCTCTATCACTCGGCGGCGCTGTCCAACCAGTTCCCGGCGATCAAGACTTTCGCCACCCGGGTGACCGAGCTTCTGGACAGTTTCCGCCGCGCCGGCCACGGCAATATCCGGATCGAGATCATCGATCCCATCCCCTATACGACCGCCGAGGACGAGGCGGTCGCCGCCGGCATCAACGGCAACGACACGCCGTCCGGCGAAGCCTTCTACTTCGGCCTGGTCGGCACCGGGCCGATCGGCGGGCGGGAAGTGATGCCCGTGATCACGCCCGACCGGGAGAATTTCCTCGAATACGACCTCGCCAAGATGGTGGTCGCCCTGACCGCGGAAAAGAAGCCGGTGCTCGCCGTCATTTCCGCCCTGCCGCTCGACGTCGGCTTCGGCGGGCCGATGGCGGCGCTGCGCGGCCAGTCCCATCCCTTCGCGGTCTACAGCCAATTGGCCGATCTCTACGACGTCCGCATGATGTCGCCCGATTTCGTCGAGATCGGCGCCCATATCGACATGCTGCTGATCGCCCATCCGCCCAAGCTGACGCCGCAGCAGCTCTATGCCGTCGACCAGTTCATGATGGCCGGCGGCAAGGCGGTGGTCCTGGTCGATCCGAATGCCGAGGTCGCGGCCCAGGGCCCGCCCCAGGGCGGCCCGCCGCAGATGGCGTCCAGCCTCGATCCGCTGCTGGCCGGCTGGGGGGTGAAGATCGATCCCCAGCAGGTGATCGGCGATGCCGAGATGGCGACCAAGGTCACCGTGCCCGGCAGCCGCCGCCCGCTCGACTACCTCGTCTGGCTGCGCGCCGGGCGCGAGCGGATGAATGCGACCGATATCGTCACCGCCAGCCTGTCGGAAGTCCTGTTCGCGACCCCCGGCCACATCCAGAAGCTGGAGGGCGCCGCCACGAACGTGGAGCCGCTGGTCACCACCTCGGTCCGGGCCGGCGTCTTCGATCCGATGACGGTGCGCACCACCGGCAATCCGGAAGACCTCGCCCGCCTGTTCAAGCCGGAGGACAAGAGCTTCGTGCTGGCGGCCCGGATCACCGGCACCGCCGCCTCCGCCTTCCCCGAGGGCGCGCCCAAGACCGAGGGCACCCAGGCCCCGAACCCGACCGCCGCCGGGGCGACGCCGGCCTTCGGCGCCGCCGAGCGGGCACCCCTGAAACAATCGGCAGCGCCGATCAATGTCGTGCTGATCGCCGATGCGGACGTGATCGACGACCGCCTGTGGGTCCAGGAAAACGGCCAGGGCGCAAGCCGCACCGTGGTGCCGCTGGCCGACAACGGCAATTTCATCGTCAATGCGGTCGAGAACCTGTCCGGTTCCGGCGACCTCATCGCCATCCGCGGCCGCGCCCCGGCCAGCCGGCCCTTCGCCGTCATCAACGACCTGAAGCGGGCGGCGGAACAGAAGTTCATGGCCCGCAGCCAGGAACTGAGGGCGAAGCTGGAAGCGACCGAGGCCCGCATCGCGGAACTGCGCCAATCCCGCCCGACCGGTGCTAACGGCGCCATCGTCTCGGTCGAGACGGAAAAGGCACTGGCCGACGCCAGGGCCGAGGTGGCGGCGACGCGGCGCGAATTGCGCGACGTCCAGCGCAACCTCGAGGTCGATATCAACAATCTCCAGGCCCGGCTGCGCTTCATCAACATCGGCCTGGTGCCGCTGGCCGTCGCCGCCGCCGCCTTCCTGCTCTCGCTCGTCCGGCTGCGCCGCCGCCGGCTGCGGCGGGGCGTGAACTAG
- a CDS encoding DUF4340 domain-containing protein produces the protein MRRSTLAILLGLTIVLGLAGAWLVVERVRTTAADLSGRPLLPDLKARLNDVATITLTGAEGSFTLQRDAGERWILPERGGYPVDFGRVQRLLVALADMKAIEPKTAKPERYRFLDVEDIAPGTRGLRLTVKDGAGVIRADLIVGRPSEVMGATKVPRQFVRLVGEASSWEAEADLRLERQAAVWLDRELLVIAPDRFRRATVTRDGQTVRITRPKASDSFTVEGIDPAAASPKSGRIGALAVAATYLTLDDVRKAAEDPGKPLATVVYETFDGLVLTLDLTSIDGQGWATIAARFDPEAGAAAKDAGAPAGPDGQPLLKDAETVKAEAGAITARTAGWRYRIDGTRVIDLTPEAKDLSEPKPAPAASTPPGATPVPALPALPEMPQPPAQ, from the coding sequence ATGCGCCGCTCCACCCTGGCCATCCTGCTCGGCCTCACCATCGTTCTCGGCCTCGCCGGGGCGTGGCTGGTCGTCGAACGGGTTCGCACCACCGCCGCCGACCTCTCGGGCCGGCCCCTGCTGCCCGACCTGAAGGCCCGCCTGAACGATGTCGCCACCATCACCCTGACCGGCGCCGAGGGCAGCTTCACCCTGCAGCGCGACGCGGGCGAGCGCTGGATATTGCCCGAGCGGGGCGGCTATCCGGTCGATTTCGGCCGGGTCCAGCGCCTCCTCGTCGCCCTGGCCGACATGAAGGCGATCGAGCCGAAGACGGCGAAGCCCGAGCGCTACCGCTTTCTCGACGTCGAGGATATCGCCCCCGGCACCCGCGGGTTGCGCCTGACCGTGAAGGACGGGGCCGGGGTCATCCGCGCCGATCTCATCGTGGGCCGGCCGAGCGAGGTGATGGGCGCCACCAAGGTGCCGCGCCAATTCGTCCGCCTGGTGGGCGAGGCCTCCTCGTGGGAGGCGGAGGCGGACCTCCGCCTGGAACGCCAGGCCGCCGTCTGGCTGGACCGCGAATTGCTGGTCATCGCCCCCGACCGCTTCCGGCGCGCCACCGTCACCCGGGACGGCCAGACCGTCCGCATCACGCGCCCGAAGGCGAGCGACAGCTTCACCGTCGAAGGCATCGACCCGGCCGCCGCCAGCCCGAAGAGCGGGCGCATCGGGGCGCTCGCCGTCGCCGCCACCTATCTGACCCTGGACGATGTCCGCAAGGCGGCGGAAGACCCGGGCAAGCCGCTGGCCACCGTGGTCTATGAAACCTTCGACGGCCTGGTCCTGACCCTGGACCTGACCTCGATCGACGGCCAGGGCTGGGCCACCATCGCCGCCCGCTTCGATCCCGAAGCGGGTGCCGCGGCCAAGGACGCCGGCGCCCCCGCCGGCCCGGACGGCCAGCCCCTGCTGAAGGATGCCGAGACGGTGAAGGCCGAGGCGGGCGCCATCACCGCCCGCACCGCGGGCTGGCGCTACCGGATCGACGGCACCCGGGTGATCGACCTGACGCCCGAGGCCAAGGACCTGTCGGAGCCGAAGCCCGCCCCCGCGGCCTCCACCCCGCCGGGCGCGACACCGGTGCCCGCGCTCCCGGCCCTGCCGGAGATGCCCCAGCCGCCCGCGCAATAG
- a CDS encoding PstS family phosphate ABC transporter substrate-binding protein codes for MTVKSALLGFAAAALMATGLAGAAEARDQIRIVGSSTVFPFTTAVAETFGKAGTFKAPIVESTGTGGGLKLFCAGVGANYADIANASRRIKRSEIDACQSNGIQDIIELTVGYDGIVLANSKKAPTFALTIEQIWKALSAKVVVNGAVVDNPYKSWSDIDPKLPAEKIEVLGPPPTSGTRDAFNELVMDHGCAKIAENKGLIAGKDCQKIREDGAFVEAGENDNLIVQKLVANPNALGIFGYSYLEENTDKIQGATVNGNAPTYENVQSGKYPVSRELYIYVKKYQIGEIPGIVEFLNEYFSDRSIAASGYLENKGLILLSPERLAQQREIVKNLTPIDTSAF; via the coding sequence ATGACCGTGAAATCCGCTCTCCTCGGCTTCGCCGCCGCGGCCCTGATGGCCACCGGCCTGGCCGGCGCCGCCGAAGCCCGCGACCAGATCCGCATCGTCGGCTCGTCGACCGTCTTCCCGTTCACCACCGCTGTTGCCGAGACCTTCGGCAAGGCCGGCACCTTCAAGGCGCCGATCGTCGAATCGACCGGCACCGGCGGCGGCCTGAAGCTGTTCTGCGCCGGCGTCGGCGCGAACTATGCCGATATCGCCAATGCCTCGCGTCGGATCAAGCGCTCGGAAATCGACGCCTGCCAGAGCAACGGCATCCAGGACATCATCGAGCTGACCGTCGGCTATGACGGCATCGTGCTCGCCAACTCGAAGAAGGCCCCGACCTTCGCCCTGACCATCGAGCAGATCTGGAAGGCCCTGTCGGCCAAGGTCGTCGTCAACGGCGCCGTCGTCGACAATCCCTACAAGTCCTGGAGCGACATCGATCCGAAGCTCCCGGCCGAGAAGATCGAAGTCCTGGGCCCGCCCCCGACCTCGGGCACCCGCGACGCCTTCAACGAACTGGTCATGGACCACGGCTGCGCCAAGATCGCCGAGAACAAGGGCCTGATCGCCGGCAAGGATTGCCAGAAGATCCGTGAAGACGGCGCCTTCGTCGAAGCCGGCGAGAACGACAACCTGATCGTTCAGAAGCTGGTCGCCAACCCGAACGCTCTCGGCATCTTCGGTTATTCCTACCTCGAGGAAAACACCGACAAGATCCAGGGCGCCACGGTGAACGGCAATGCCCCGACCTATGAGAACGTCCAGTCGGGCAAGTATCCGGTGTCGCGCGAACTGTACATCTACGTGAAGAAGTATCAGATCGGCGAAATCCCGGGCATCGTCGAATTCCTGAACGAGTACTTCTCGGACCGTTCGATCGCCGCCAGCGGCTACCTCGAGAACAAGGGCCTGATCCTGCTCTCGCCGGAACGCCTGGCCCAGCAGCGCGAGATCGTCAAGAACCTGACCCCGATCGACACCTCGGCGTTCTAA
- a CDS encoding ABC transporter ATP-binding protein, with amino-acid sequence MIEIVDLVKRFGPFTAVDGVGFAVGRGEVLGFLGPNGAGKSTTMKMAAGFLTPTRGRVSIAGHDVERRPLAAKEALGYLPEGAPAYGDMTPRGFLEFLGRVRKLRGADLHRRLAQVVDEIQLDGVLDQPIETLSKGFKRRVGLAGAILHDPPCLILDEPTDGLDPNQKHEVRNLIRRMAPDKAIVVSTHILEEVEAVCSRAVIIDRGRVVADGTPQDLVARAPEHNAVRIGLANAVPDLAARLADVAGVARVVLPEGGRAGRDFLVLPRDHAPILEGVAARLRQTGIAIETLTVDHGRLDDVFRALTSSDARRSAPQQPETRA; translated from the coding sequence ATGATCGAAATCGTGGATCTGGTGAAACGCTTCGGGCCCTTCACGGCGGTCGACGGTGTCGGCTTTGCCGTGGGCCGGGGCGAGGTCCTCGGCTTCCTCGGCCCGAACGGCGCGGGCAAGTCGACGACGATGAAGATGGCCGCGGGCTTCCTGACCCCGACGCGCGGCCGCGTCTCGATCGCCGGCCATGACGTCGAACGCCGGCCGCTGGCCGCGAAAGAGGCGCTGGGCTACCTGCCCGAAGGGGCGCCGGCCTATGGCGACATGACGCCCCGGGGCTTCCTCGAATTCCTCGGCCGGGTGCGCAAGCTGCGGGGCGCCGACCTGCACCGCCGCCTCGCCCAGGTGGTCGACGAGATCCAGCTCGACGGCGTGCTGGACCAGCCGATCGAGACCCTGTCCAAGGGCTTCAAGCGACGCGTCGGCCTGGCCGGCGCCATCCTGCACGACCCGCCCTGCCTGATCCTGGACGAGCCGACCGACGGCCTGGACCCCAACCAGAAGCACGAGGTGCGGAACCTGATCCGGCGCATGGCGCCGGACAAGGCGATCGTCGTCTCGACCCATATCCTCGAAGAGGTCGAGGCGGTGTGCAGCCGGGCCGTGATCATCGACCGCGGCCGCGTCGTCGCCGACGGCACGCCCCAGGACCTGGTCGCCCGCGCGCCGGAACACAATGCGGTGCGCATCGGCCTTGCCAATGCGGTGCCCGACCTTGCCGCGCGCCTGGCCGACGTGGCCGGCGTCGCCCGCGTGGTGCTGCCCGAAGGCGGGCGGGCGGGCCGGGATTTCCTGGTGCTGCCGCGCGACCATGCCCCGATCCTCGAAGGGGTGGCGGCGCGCCTGCGCCAGACCGGCATCGCCATCGAAACCCTGACCGTCGACCATGGGCGTCTCGACGACGTCTTCCGCGCGCTGACCAGCAGCGACGCGCGGCGCAGCGCCCCCCAGCAGCCGGAGACCCGGGCATGA
- a CDS encoding DUF3616 domain-containing protein, with amino-acid sequence MGIRRGAWGGAVLVAAVLSGPVPAAADDAFPVKGASVGEVKPKGEIKGAKDLSGIACAEAAGFPRRCLIVDDDSQFAQFALLHEDRLDLGKRIRLTERKFGDRYLEFDGEAVAFAGDAFYVLGSHGRPRDKKGETPEGEARAAIEAVSVIQRIALRGTAFEGKGEAAAADVPLTPATGLRPLLSADKEIAPFVDGRLDANGLTIEGLAVQDGALYAGLRAPVLGERKRAVVFETTLAAVFDGAADKPVSHRLDLGGRGIRDIVAYKGAFLILAGPSADPPDSQAIGADDYLSSLCLEAGGRARPPGAGRRLHLQEGRRHQMGQARGPAALRGRRPGLAPSGTVRRRQGRRRGAARHGEEPAGAVTGHFTRQSRSFSSKTAPTRNRPGPA; translated from the coding sequence ATGGGTATTCGTCGTGGTGCCTGGGGCGGCGCCGTGCTGGTTGCCGCCGTCCTGTCGGGGCCGGTGCCGGCGGCGGCCGACGATGCCTTTCCGGTCAAGGGCGCATCGGTCGGCGAGGTCAAGCCGAAGGGCGAGATCAAGGGGGCGAAAGACCTGAGCGGCATCGCCTGTGCCGAGGCCGCGGGTTTCCCGCGCCGCTGCCTGATCGTCGACGACGATTCCCAATTCGCCCAATTCGCCTTGCTGCATGAGGACCGGCTGGACCTCGGCAAGCGGATCCGCCTGACCGAGCGGAAATTCGGCGACCGCTACCTCGAATTCGACGGCGAGGCGGTGGCCTTCGCCGGCGATGCCTTCTATGTCCTCGGCTCCCACGGTCGGCCGCGGGACAAGAAGGGCGAGACGCCGGAGGGCGAGGCCCGCGCCGCGATCGAGGCGGTCAGCGTCATCCAGCGGATCGCGCTGCGCGGGACGGCGTTCGAGGGCAAGGGCGAGGCCGCGGCAGCCGATGTCCCATTGACGCCCGCGACCGGACTGCGGCCGCTGCTGAGCGCGGACAAGGAGATCGCACCCTTCGTCGACGGGCGCCTCGATGCCAACGGCCTGACCATCGAGGGACTGGCGGTCCAAGACGGCGCGCTTTACGCCGGGCTGCGGGCCCCCGTGCTCGGCGAGCGGAAACGCGCGGTCGTCTTCGAGACCACCCTGGCGGCGGTGTTCGACGGGGCGGCGGACAAGCCCGTCTCCCACAGGCTCGACCTCGGCGGGCGCGGCATCCGCGATATCGTCGCTTACAAGGGGGCGTTCCTGATCCTCGCCGGCCCCTCGGCCGATCCCCCGGACAGCCAGGCGATCGGGGCCGACGATTATTTATCAAGTCTATGCCTGGAGGCCGGCGGGCGAGCCCGTCCTCCTGGGGCCGGTCGCCGGCTTCACCTTCAAGAAGGACGGCGACACCAAATGGGCCAAGCCCGAGGCCCTGCTGCCCTTCGCGGACGGCGGCCAGGGCTTGCGCCTTCTGGTACTGTTCGACGGCGCCAAGGCCGCCGACGCGGCGCGGCTCGTCACGGTGAAGAGCCCGCCGGCGCCGTGACCGGTCACTTCACCCGGCAGTCGAGGAGCTTCTCGTCGAAGACCGCGCCGACCAGGAACCGCCCCGGTCCCGCATAG
- a CDS encoding ABC transporter permease subunit: MSATMTIARRELAGYFATPLAYVFIIVFLFLTGIFTFYVGNFFDRGEADLVPFFSFHPWLYLFLIPAIAMRLWAEERKSGTIELLLTLPVPLAAAIIGKFLAAWAFTGIALALTAPMWFTVNYLGRPDNGVILAGYIGSFLMAGAYLAVGSCLSAATRNQVVAFVLTVVVLFLFTASGAPMVLDAFSGWAPQAIIDTIASFSFLTHFNGIVAGVIEAKDIVFFATLIIAALGANAVVIDMKKAS; this comes from the coding sequence ATGAGCGCCACCATGACCATCGCGCGGCGCGAATTGGCGGGTTACTTCGCCACCCCGCTCGCCTATGTCTTCATCATCGTCTTCCTGTTCCTGACCGGCATCTTCACCTTCTATGTCGGCAATTTCTTCGACCGGGGCGAGGCCGACCTGGTGCCGTTCTTCTCGTTCCACCCCTGGCTTTACCTGTTCCTGATCCCCGCCATCGCCATGCGCCTCTGGGCGGAGGAGCGGAAAAGCGGCACGATCGAACTCCTGCTCACCCTGCCGGTGCCGCTGGCCGCCGCCATCATCGGCAAGTTCCTGGCCGCCTGGGCCTTCACCGGCATCGCGCTGGCCCTGACCGCGCCCATGTGGTTCACCGTCAACTACCTGGGCCGGCCCGACAACGGCGTGATCCTTGCCGGTTACATCGGCTCGTTCCTGATGGCCGGGGCCTATCTCGCGGTCGGCTCGTGCCTGTCGGCGGCGACGCGGAACCAGGTGGTCGCCTTCGTGCTGACGGTCGTCGTCCTGTTCCTGTTCACCGCCTCGGGCGCGCCCATGGTGCTCGACGCCTTCAGCGGCTGGGCGCCCCAGGCGATCATCGACACGATCGCCTCCTTCTCGTTCCTCACCCATTTCAACGGCATCGTCGCCGGCGTGATCGAGGCGAAGGACATCGTCTTCTTCGCCACGCTGATCATCGCCGCCCTCGGCGCCAATGCCGTCGTCATCGACATGAAGAAGGCGTCCTGA